The following are encoded together in the Streptomyces sp. NBC_00358 genome:
- a CDS encoding ABC transporter ATP-binding protein, giving the protein MGEAISTSDIISAVGVDLSYGSQQAVRDAHLSVTPGEVVAITGQSGSGKSSLLYCLAGVLPTTRGQVRFEGRSLGDLSDEEISALRRERFGFVFQYGELLPELTIEENTALPLRLTGQRKQPALARAGEVLGRLGLGELRHRRPSQVSGGQSQRVAVARALVHRPAVVFADEPTGSLDSANASAVLKEFLGLARSQGTAVILVTHDHGVAAQADTRYTMADGILTPRGAA; this is encoded by the coding sequence TTGGGGGAAGCCATCAGCACGTCAGACATCATCTCGGCCGTCGGAGTCGACCTCTCCTACGGCAGCCAACAGGCCGTCCGCGACGCCCACCTCTCGGTCACCCCGGGTGAGGTCGTGGCCATCACGGGGCAGAGCGGCTCCGGCAAGTCCTCACTTCTCTACTGCCTGGCCGGGGTGCTGCCCACCACCCGCGGCCAGGTGCGCTTCGAGGGGCGCTCGCTCGGTGACCTCTCCGACGAAGAGATCAGCGCCCTGCGCCGGGAACGTTTCGGGTTCGTCTTCCAGTACGGCGAACTGCTGCCGGAACTGACCATCGAGGAGAACACCGCGCTGCCACTGCGCCTGACCGGACAGCGCAAGCAGCCCGCCCTCGCCAGAGCGGGTGAAGTGCTGGGGCGGCTCGGCCTCGGCGAGCTGCGTCACCGTCGGCCCTCACAGGTCTCGGGCGGACAGAGCCAGCGCGTCGCGGTGGCGCGCGCCCTGGTCCACCGGCCCGCGGTCGTGTTCGCGGACGAGCCGACGGGCTCCCTGGACAGCGCCAACGCCTCCGCCGTGCTGAAGGAGTTCCTCGGGCTGGCCCGCTCCCAGGGAACCGCCGTCATTCTGGTGACGCACGACCACGGGGTGGCCGCACAGGCCGACACCCGTTACACGATGGCGGACGGAATACTCACGCCGCGAGGTGCGGCGTGA